TCGAGTCAGAGCTGGTTCACAAACCTGTCTGGTCTGCGTTGACAGAATCCGTCTTAACAGGCACCTCTCAGAATGAGGCCATAATAACACTTAAGGGATAAAGAGGGAGGCAACTGTGGAAATGGTGCTGGTGCCgggggagaggagagacctTCCTGCAGGCGACCTCCCCGCAGGGAGCTCAGATCAAGAGATCAGAAAGATTTGCTCCGATATGGAAAAGTCAATAAGATGCAGAAACACAAGgttttcacaacacacacacacacacacacacacacacacaacattgcAGAATGTTTTACTGCCGTTGGTTAAGTGAGGATTAGGTGAGAGAACATGGATTCGATGCCTTTACACAGTGCAACTCCCTTACTCCTGTCGTCTACCATTGAATTATGTTCCCTGTATATAACACCATCAAATACTAACTGTTGAATGCCAGTTTAAGCAGTgtcataatattacaatttAATGTAATATTAACAAACTCTCGTTGTATTTTCAAGAcagctgtttttttatgtactacaaatttaaaaactgaaataagaCGGGAGTGCAAGTAAATAAAATCTGGAAGTCTATTAGTGTGGAACGCTGAATATATGTGACCGAGTTATGGTTGGACGATATGgtaaaaacaattatataatattatagaattaaataatatatatcaaATCGATAAGTATcacttttaaagtatttttatattcatgaatattattcaatttaagtttaaagactaTTTATTTGCTCATGAGTGAGGGTTGTGGTCCTAAAGTCTTTCTAATGGCCAGAGGAGGCgaatattatattaaaggaTATATATGGACTTTAGTTTGATTAAAACTATATTGTGATAACCGTTTACATTGCTTTATCGCCCAGCTCTTTTCAAAAGAGAGACCAATAAGTGTTTAATAATTCTGTGTCCACAGTTCTCTGTTATGACAAGTCGCACACGCATGCTGAGGATGATCTCTTCAAGACGCTATTCGCCGGATACAACAAGTGGTCGAGGCCCGTGCCCAACATCTCCGACGTGGTCATTGTCAAGTTCGGACTGTCCATCGCTCAGCTCATTGACGTGGTGAGTCAACACAAGCTCTCACACATTCATTTCAGGAAAGGTCACATTACATGTCCTCATAATAAGGTTATTCCCTCTTTTGGAGTTTGTTTAATCTGTGacctacggtggccctgagagctcaacactGTGCaactgaagaacacacacgcaaatacaCATAACAGATAATCAAATGAAGAATACAACCATGTCAGTTCAACGGCACATGcattacaaatacacaaatacatttaaataggAAAGCATGCTGTaaaaacatgcaacacaaacaaatatataactCTCAGTCCAATTCAGATGTTTTAAAATGAGTTGACATTTTAATAACCCTGTTGGATTAATCACTTTTTGAGTTTACTGGAATCGTTTCACTGTCATCAGTGTTAACAGCAACGTGTCTctttatttggttgtgttgtgtgtaggtGTTGTGCGTCTGAGCCCTCTGGGCGATTGTGGcaaacacatttaatgaaaatGGGTATGTTTATACATGAATTTAGTTTGCATGTGTCGTGTTTCAAGGTCAAACTAACTAGATGACAGACTTTTGTTTCTTTGAAGAGCAATAACCTATTTCTACAACTTTTAATGAATGTGATTAAAATGATTGATACTTATTTGCTCTGTATTTGGGAAAACTtggaagcatatatatatacatttttttgtgtgtttttttttaacctacaaaatcaaacacaagctTTGGAAAAAATAGATGATGCACCTTAGCCATGTCACAGCGTAAACTTCCAGATCACTCCACAGTCGGTGAAGTTGCTGCGAGCTGTATTTGGGTCGTCTTTGACAATCCTCCAGaaacctctctcacacacacacacttgtctgtTCTGCGCCTCAAACTGACAAACTCcgtccctctctgtgtctgtgtgtgtctgtcaggatGAGAAGAACCAGATGATGACAACCAACGTCTGGCTTAAACAGGTtagaacataaaaaaatgtgtcactgtttatttattattaagattttctttctctaacAGGGGAtttaatgatataaaaaaatgtaatatgaaaGTGACATTTCTGAAGACGGGAATCActcaaatgacatttaaatgaaggATCACAGCAAAATCACTTGTGCTGTCGGTTTCCTCCAGGAATGGAACGACTACAAGCTCAGCTGGAGACCGTCCGACTACGACAACGTGACGTCCATCCGAGTGCCGTCAGAGCTCATATGGGTACCAGACATCGTCCTCTATAACAAGTGAGTCAGATAAAGGTCGCAGAGAAGTTAAAAACAACTAAATCTTAAAACAAGACTGCAACTTTCAGTCTGCAGATCATTCTGTCGAATTACTCTATAATCGTTCGTCCTAGAAAATGTTAGAAAATAGGAAATAGTGGCCATCACATCGATTTAAGATCATAGAAAACCAACTATCACATTTGAGAATCATGGCCAAGAGTTAGCGTTTTGCTTAAAGGACAACTAATTGATTCATAACTAATCTTTTTACAGGTTTGCTTAACAAAATATTGATATGAAAGGAGTTTTATAATTAGGACAAGACAACTCTTCCTGTCTATTATATCTGGTGAGAGGTTGGCGCCATCTAGTGGCTTCAAAACGAAACTTTCTGTTACTTTATTCtatacctgtttttttttttattaacagaTTACACAcagttttgtctttgtctgtaaCTACAACTACTAATAACTATCCTATATGCACGAATTGCTTTAGTGTGAAATCTGCTGTACTGTGAGATGTAGTACTTTTACCACAAACCGCCCCCTCCTCCCGTCGTGGAGATTCACCAGAGAGGGTTGATGGTGCGGTTCTGCTCGGTGGAGCCTGTGCAATCACAATCTGTGAGTGAAATTAGAAAAGGTGCCAGACGGATAAAATGATAAGGTGTGTTTATTAAGTCTTCAGCTGAGGCTATGACGCCATTAAAGCGATGAATGGAAGGGGCATACTTATACAGAGGGTTATTATTATTGGGAACTTCATAAACACTTTTTACTGGACGGtctctgcagcttttaaaactttaaaaccgAGGTCTCCTGTTTTCTGTCGCCACCACTCACGTGGCCACGTCTGTCTTCCCAGTGCCGACGGGGAGTTTGCCGTGACCCACATGACCAAAGCCCACCTGTTCCACACGGGTAAAGTCCGCTGGGTCCCTCCGGCCATTTACAAGAGCTCCTGCAGCATCGACGTCACCTTCTTCCCCTTCGACCAGCAGAACTGCAAAATGAAGTTTGGCTCCTGGACCTACGACAAGGCCAAGATTGACCTGGAGCGCATCGAGAACACGGTGGACCTGAACAACTACTGGGAGAGCGGCGAGTGGGCCATCATCAATGCCGTGGGCACGTACAATACAAAGAAATACGACTGCTGCCACGAGATCTACCCGGACATCACCTACTTCTTCATCATCCGGAGGCTCCCCTTGTTTTACACCATCAACCTCATCATCCCCTGTTTGCTGATCTCCTGCCTCACGGTCTTGGTTTTCTATCTGCCGTCCGACTGCGGCGAGAAGATCACCCTGTgcatctctgtgctgctgtccctcactgtcttcctcctcctcatcaccgAGATCATACCCTCCACGTCCCTCGTCATCCCCCTGATCGGCGAGTACCTCCTCTTCACCATGATCTTCGT
This genomic window from Platichthys flesus chromosome 18, fPlaFle2.1, whole genome shotgun sequence contains:
- the chrna2b gene encoding neuronal acetylcholine receptor subunit alpha-2, which produces MGTPPRKLDSSLLEEKMLPSNHLFSWRTAAVWSILLFPSVLCYDKSHTHAEDDLFKTLFAGYNKWSRPVPNISDVVIVKFGLSIAQLIDVDEKNQMMTTNVWLKQEWNDYKLSWRPSDYDNVTSIRVPSELIWVPDIVLYNNADGEFAVTHMTKAHLFHTGKVRWVPPAIYKSSCSIDVTFFPFDQQNCKMKFGSWTYDKAKIDLERIENTVDLNNYWESGEWAIINAVGTYNTKKYDCCHEIYPDITYFFIIRRLPLFYTINLIIPCLLISCLTVLVFYLPSDCGEKITLCISVLLSLTVFLLLITEIIPSTSLVIPLIGEYLLFTMIFVTLSIVITVFVLNVHHRSPSTHKMPRWVHTVFLDLIPRWLFMRRPAPDVRRRRLLLLQQETAAMRRQVRVAGFKSGLSTSANWLRDGAASNDPDRSCYEDLELGTLTSYFSFRPPSPRPPGSTPPQQKKTPQNSQNRQEASGGTKRQSAGARVTPTQRPTKVENTVSDSTFLLSPSVVRALEGVHYIADHLRAEDADFSVKEDWKYVAMVIDRIFLWMFIIVCLLGTIGLFLPPWLAGMI